In Cellulomonas sp. JZ18, the DNA window GGCGTGCACGTCGGACTGCAGACGCTCCAGGACGGTCAGGTCGAGGTCGTGGTGGCTCGCGACGAGGGACAGCAGCACCACGTGCTCGATTCAATCATCCCGGGAATTGTCCGGCACAATCGATCGTGTGAGTCTTTCAGCACACCATCCGCTCGTCGACGGGCGCACCACCGATTCGCCGCTCCTGACGGCGTATTCCGGCCGACGCCCCGAGCGGCTGCCGGTGTGGTTCATGCGTCAGGCCGGCCGTTCGCTGCCCGAGTACCGCGAGGTGCGCGCGGGCATCCCGATGCTCGACTCGTGCCTGGACCCGGACCTCGCGGCCGAGATCACGCTGCAGCCGGTGCGCCGGCACGGCGTCGACGCGGCCGTCTTCTTCTCCGACATCGTGGTGCCGCTCAAGCTCGTCGGCGTCGACGTCGAGATCCGCTCCGGCGTGGGCCCCGTCATGGGCGCGCCGGTGCGGACGGCGGACGACGTCGCCCGCCTGCGCGACCTCGGCCCGCTGACGCCCGAGCGCCTCGCGCCGGTCACCGCCGGCGTGGAGCGCACCGTCGCCGGCCTCGGCACGACGCCGCTGGTCGGCTTCGCCGGCGCGCCGTTCACGCTGGCCGCGTACCTCGTCGAGGGCGGGCCGTCCCGCGACCACCTCGCCGCGCGCCGGCTCATGCACGCCGACCCCGCCACGTGGGCGGCGCTCATGGACTGGACCGCCGAGGTGACGGGCGCGTTCCTCGAGGCGCAGGTGCTGGCGGGCGCGAGCGCGGCCCAGCTCTTCGACTCGTGGGCGGGCGCCCTGTCCCTGGCGGACTACACGGCGCACTGCGCACCGGCGTCCGGGACGGTCCTCGCGCGGGCCCGTGCGCTCGGCGTGCCGGCCGTGCACTTCGGCGTCGCGACCGGTGAGCTGCTCGTGGCCATGCGGGACGCCGGTGCGGACGTCGTGGGCGTCGACTACCGCGTCCCGCTGGACGAGGCGTCCCGGCGGCTCGGCGGCACGACGCCGCTGCAGGGCAACGTCGACCCGGCGCTGCTCGGCGCGCCGTGGGACGTGCTGGAGGCGCACGTGCGCGACGTCGTCCGGCGGGGGCGCTCGGCCCCGGGGCACGTCGTCAACCTCGGCCACGGCGTGCCGCCGGAGACGGACCCGGCCGTGCTGACCCGCGTCGTCGAGCTCGTCCACTCGCTGTGACCGACGCGCCCGTGCCGGCCCCGGACGCCTCCGACCTGGCGCCCGCCTGGGACGTCGTCGTGGTCGGCGCCGGCGTCGCGGGTCTGGTCGCGGCGCGCGACCTCGTCCGGGCCGGCCTGCGTGTCGTCCTCGTCGACGGGCGGGACGCGCCGGGCGGGGCCGTGCGCGGCCACGACGTCGCGGGCCTGCGGCTCGACGCGGGAGCGGAGTCGTTCGCCACGCGCGGCGGCGCGGTCGCGGCGCTGCTGGGCGAGCTGGGGCTGGGCGACGACGTCGTGACGCCGGAGCCGCGCGGTGCGTGGGTGCACCTGACCAGCGGCGACGGCCCGCTGCCCCACACCGGGCTGCTCGGCGTCCCGGCGCACCCCCTGGCCGCGGACGTGCGCCGCACGCTCGGTGCGGCCGGCGCGGCGCGTGCCGCGCTCGACCTGGTGCTGCCGGCGGGCGTCGGCGCGCGCGCCACCACCTTCGGCGCGCTCGTGCGGGCCCGGATGGGCGACGCCGTCGCGGACCGGCTCGTGCACCCCGTGGTCGGCGGCGTCCACGCGGCCGACCCCGACGACCTCGCGACCGACACCGTCGCCCCGGGGCTGACCGCGGCCCGGGCGGCCGCGCGGGGTCCCTGGCCCGAGGCGTCCGGGCGCTGCGCGCGGCCGCTCCCGCGGGCAGCGCCGTGCAGGGGCTCGCCGGCGGCATCCACCGGCTCGTGGACGCGCTGGTCGCCGACGTGACGGCGCACGGCGGGGTCGTGCTGACCCGCACGCGGGCGACGGGCCTGGTCCGCGAGGACGACGGCCGGCTGGCGGTCGGCACCGAGCCGGCGACCGCCCGCGGGTCGGGTGCCGCGGGGCAGGCCGGGCCGGCCACGGACGCACCCGCCGCGGGCGGACGCACGCTGCGCGCCGCCCGCGTGCTCCTCGCGACGCCGCAGGCGCCGGACCTGCTGCGTGGCCTCGACGGGGTGGAGCTCGGCGACGTCGCGACCGACGCCGGCGTCCCGGTCACGCTCGTGACGCTCGTGCTCGACGCACCCGTCCTCGACGCGGCCCCGCGCGGCACGGGGGTCCTGGTCGGCCCCGGGGTCACCGACGTGACGGCGAAGGCGCTCACGCACGCGACGGCCAAGTGGGGCTGGCTCGCCCGGACCGCGCGGCCGGGCCGGCACGTGGTGCGGCTGTCGTTCGGGCGGGCGTCGGCGGCGCACGCGGCCGACGGGACCCCGCCCGCGGACGTCCTCCTCGACGTCGCGCTGGCCGACGCGTCGACGCTGCTCGGCGTCCCGCTGCCCGCGAGCGCGCTCGTGGGCCACGCGGTCGTCCGCTGGACGCAGTCGCTGCCGCGTCCCAGCGCGGCGCACCGCGCGGCGGTGGACGCGGTGCGCACCGCGGTGGCCGACGTCCCCGGGGTCGCGGTGTGCGGGGCGTGGGCGTCCGGGACGGGCCTGGCGTCGGTGGTGCCGGACGCCCGTGCGGCCGCCGCGGCGCTGCTCGCGCAGGCCCCGGCGCCCGACGAGGCGCCGGGCTGACGTCGCCCCGTCGCCGCTGCGACCGGGTCGCACCGGCGGGGGAATTGATGCGAGGAAAGGGGAGCCTTACCCTTTTTCTCGTCGGGCGCGGCGTCGTGTGACGCCGTCCTGACGCATTGTCAGCACAATTCCTCGTCGGCTGTGACGCGGTCCTGACGCATTGTCAGGACGACGGGCCGGGAATTGTGAGAAGGGGCACCGCGGGGCCCTCCGGCTTCGACATCGCCCCCGGCCGGGACGAGACTGGAGGCATGCCCCAGCACGTCCGTGTCGGTACCCGTGCGAGCGTGCTCGCGCTCACCCAGACCGGGCACGTCGCCGACGCGCTCGCCGACCTCGCCGACCTCACGGTCGAGACCGTGCGCGTGCGCACGGAGGGCGACCGGGTCTCCGCACCCCTCGCGTCCCTGGGCGGCACCGGCGTCTTCGTCACCGCGCTGCGCGACGCGCTCCTCGACGGCCGCTGCGACGTGGCCGTGCACTCCCTCAAGGACCTGCCGACGGCCGACGCCGACGGCCTCGCGGTGGCCGCCGTCCCCGTCCGGCAGGACCCGCGCGACGCCCTGTGCGCACGCGACGGCCTGACGCTCGCCACCCTCCCGCCGGGTGCGAAGGTGGGCACGGGCTCGCCCCGGCGCGCCGCGCAGCTGCGGGCCGCCCGGCCCGACCTCGAGGTGGTCGACATCCGCGGCAACGTCGACACGCGCCTGCGTCGGGTGCGGGGCGCGGTGCCCGTCGAGGGCGCGGCGCCGGCGCCGACCGCCACCCCCGTCGTGCCGACGGCGAGCGGCTCGCCCGTCGGCGACCTCGACGCCGTCGTGCTCGCCGCGGCGGGCCTGGCGCGGCTGGGCCGGCTCGACGCCGCGACCGAGCTGTTCGGTCCCGACGTCCTGCTGCCGGCGCCCGGCCAGGGTGCGCTGGCCGTCGAGGTCCGCACCACCGACGCCGCCGGGGACGCGCCGCTCGCGCAGGCCCTGCGGGCCCTCGACGACGTGCCCACCCGGCGGGCGGTCGTCGCGGAGCGCGCCGTGCTCGCGCGGCTGGAGGCGGGCTGCGCGGCCCCGATCGGGGCGTGGGGCGTCCTCGACGCGGACGGCACGCTCACGCTCGACGCCACCGTCGTCGCCGTGGACGGCGCGCGCTCCCTGCGCCGCCGGACGAGCGGCCCGGTGGCCGGCGACGACGACGCACGCGCGCTCGGCCGGGCGCTCGCGGACGAGCTCCTCGACGCCGGCGCGGCCGACCTCGCCCCGCTCGGGACGTCGTCGTGACGCACCCGCCCGCCGACGCGGGTGCAGCGGACGGCGGCACCTCGGCAGCGCACCCGCTCGCGGGCCTGCGCGTCCTCGTCCCGCGCCCGCCCCTCGACGGCCCGGGCGACGGCGCGCCGAGCCCCGCCGTGATCGCGCTGCGCGCCGCGGGAGCCGAGCCGGTCGTCGTCCCCCTGGTGCGCACGGTCCCGGTCGACGACCTCACGGTGCTCGACGACGCGCTGCTCGCCCTCGGCGCCGGCTGGTACGGCTGGCTGGCCGTCACGAGCCAGGCCGCCGTGGCGGTGCTCGCGGACCGGGCGGCGGCGACCGACGAGGGCCTGGCCGCGCTCGTCGCCCGTGGCGGCGCCCGCGTCGCGGCCGTCGGCCCCGGCACGCGCCGTGCCCTGGAGGCGGTGGGCGTGCCGGTCGACGTCGTCCCGCCGGTCCGCTCGACCGCGGCCGACCTGGTCGCCGCGTGGCCGGCCGTGCCCCGGGTCGAGGCGGGCCCCGACGGCTCCCCGGCCGGCGCGGGCGCCCGCGTGCTCTTCCCGCGCGGCGACCTCGCCGCGTCCACGCTCGCCGACGGCCTGACGACCGCCGGCTGGTCCGTCGACGACCCCGTCGTCTACCGCACGGTGCCGGCCGGCCCGCCCGAGCCGGAGGTCGCGCGGGCCTGGGCGTCGGGCGAGGTGGACGCGGTGCTGCTCACGTCCGCGAGCACCGTCCGCGCGCTCGTCGACCACCTCGGTCCGCCGCGGCCCGGCACCCGCGTCGCCGTGATCGGCCCCAGCACCGCCGCCGAGGCCGAGCGCCTCGGCGTGCACGTCGACGCGGTGGCCGAGCAGCAGACCCTCTTCGGCCTCGTCGACGCCCTCGCGCGCGTCGTCACCACCCCCACCCCCGGGAGGACACCCCGTGACCACCCCGACCACCGACGGCACCCCGGCACCGGCGGGGCCCGCCACCGCCGACCCCACGGCCGCCGGCGGCTACACCGCCGGCCGGCACCGTCCCCGCCGCCTGCGCCGCACGACCGCGATGCGCCGGCTCGTCGCGCAGACGCGCCTGCACCCGGCCGACCTCGTGCTCCCCGTGTTCGTGCGCGAGGGCCTGGACACGCCGCGGGAGATCACGTCGATGCCCGGTGTGCAGCAGCACACGCGCGACTCGCTGCGCCGCGAGGTCGTCCGCGCCGCCGAGGCCGGCGTGGGCGGGGTCATGCTGTTCGGCATCCCGCAGCACCGGGACGCCACCGGCTCGCAGGCGACCGACCCGGACGGTGTCCTCAACGTCGCGATCGCGGACGTCGTCGCGGAGGTGGGGGACGCGCTCGTCGTGCAGGCCGACCTGTGCCTCGACGAGTTCACCGACCACGGCCACTGCGGCGTGCTGACGCCCGCGGGAGCGGTCGACAACGACGCGACCCTGTCCCGGTACGCGGCGATGGCCCTCGCGCAGGCCGACGCCGGCGCCCACCTCGTCGGGCTCTCGGGGATGATGGACGGCCAGACGGCCGTCGTCCGGGACGCGCTCGACGCCGCCGGCCACACCGACGTCTCGGTGCTCGCCTACGCCGCGAAGTACGCGTCGGCGTTCTACGGGCCGTTCCGGGAGGCGGTCGAGTCGCAGCTCTCGGGCGACCGGCGCACGTACCAGATGGACGCCGCGAACCGCCGGGAGGCGCTGCGCGAGGTCGCGATCGACGTCGACGAGGGCGCGGACGTCGTCATGGTGAAGCCCGCGATGTCGTACCTCGACGTGCTGGCCGACGTCGCGGCGACGTCGTCGGTGCCCGTGTGGGCGTACCAGGTGTCCGGTGAGTACGCCATGATCGAGGCCGCCGCGGCGCACGGGTGGATCACCCGTCGGGGTGCGATCACGGAGTCCGTGCTCAGCATCAAGCGGGCCGGTGCCGATGCGGTCCTGACGTACTGGGCGACGGAGCTGGCCGGCTGGCTGGCGGAGGAGCGGTGATGACCCAGCTCGAGCACGAGCCCGGCACGGACGAGCCGAACGACTACCCCGCCCCGCACGACGCGGCGGCGCCCACGGACGCCCCCGCCGACGGCTGGGAGACCCGCAGCGACGACGCGTTCGCGCACGCGCAGGCGGTCATCCCCGGCGGCGTGAACTCCCCGGTCCGCGCGTTCGGGTCGGTCGGCGGCACGCCGCGGTTCGTCGCCTCCGCGTCGGGCCCCTACCTGAGGGACGTCGACGGGCGCGAGTACGTCGACCTCGTGATGTCGTGGGGTCCGGCGCTGCTGGGCCACGCGCACCCCGAGGTCGTCGCCGCCGTCCAGGAGGCCGCCGGGCGGGGTCTCGGGTTCGGGGCCCCGACGGCGACCGAGGTCGAGCTCGTCGACGAGATCCGCCGCCGCGTGCCCGCCGCCGAGCGCGTGCGGCTCGTCTCGACCGGCACCGAGGCCGCGATGACGGCCGTGCGGCTCGCGCGCGGCGTCACGGGCCGCGACAAGGTCGTCAAGTTCGCCGGCTGCTACCACGGGCACGTCGACGGGCTGCTGGCGTCGGCCGGCTCCGGCGTCGCCACGCTGGCGCTGCCGGGGTCCGCGGGCGTCACCGCCGCGACGGCCGCGGAGACGATCGTCCTGCCGTACAACGACCTCGACGCGGTCGAGGCGGCGTTCGCCGAGCACGGCGACTCCATCGCCGCGGTGCTCACCGAGGCGGCGCCGGCGAACATGGGCGTCGTCCCGCCGCTGCCGGGGTTCAACGCCGGGCTGCGCCGGATCACGCGCGAGCACGGGGCGCTGCTCGTCCAGGACGAGGTGCTGACCGGGTTCCGCGTCGGCCCCGGCGGGTGGTGGGGCCTCGAGGGCCGCGCCGAGGGCTGGGAGCCCGACCTGCTCATGTTCGGCAAGGTCGTGGGCGGGGGCCTGCCGGTCGCCGCCGTCGCCGGCCGGGCCGAGGTCATGGACCTGCTCGCGCCGCTCGGCCCCGTCTACCAGGCGGGCACGCTCTCGGGTAACCCGGTGGCGACCGCGGCGGGCCTGGCCACGCTGCGGCTCGCGGACGCCGAGGCGTACGCGCGCGTCGACGCCGCCTCCGCCTACCTGCGACGCGCGGTGACGGCCGCGCTCGCGGAGGCCGGCGTGCCGCACGCGCTGCAGTGGGCGGGCAACCTGTTCAGCGTCGTGTTCGGCGAGCGCGCCGCCACCGAGGGCGCGCGCGACTACGCCGCCGTGCAGGCGAGCGAGCACTGGCGGTACGCGCCGTTCTTCCACGCGCTGCTCGACGCCGGCGTCTACGCACCGCCGTCCGCCTTCGAGGCGTGGTTCGTCTCGTCCGCCCACGACGAGGCGGCGCTCGACCGCGTCGTCGAGGCGCTCCCCGGTGCGGCTCGTGCGGCGGCGGAGGCGACTCCCCCGGCCTGACGTCCCCCTGTGCACGACGACGCCCCCGCCGGTGACCGGCGGGGGCGTCGCTGCGATCGGGTCGGGCGGCTGGGCGTCGCTGCGAGCGGGTCAGGCGGCGGGACCGGCGACCGGGGTCGGCACGGGGACGTCCACGGCGTCGGCGCGCTGGGCGGCGAGGTCGTTGCGGTAGGCCCGCACCGACCACACGACCGCGGCGACCCACACCAGCGCGATCGCGGCGAGCGTGAGGCCCTCGGCCGGGGTGCCCTTCCAGCCGACCCAGTCGGACCGGATGATCGTGCGGGTGTTCGTCAGGACGATGACGCCGCCGACGGCCGACCCGAGCACGCGTCCGGGGACGTGCCGGACCAGCCACGCCGCGAGGGGTGCCGCGACGAGCCCGCCCACGAGCAGCGCCGCGACCATCCAGAAGTCGATGCCCTGCGAGCCGAGGGCGATGAGGAAGCCGAGGCTGGCGGCGAGCGCGACGAGGAACTCCGACGTGTCGATGGAGCCCACGACCTTGCGGGGCTCGAGCCGCCCGGACGCGAGCAGCGCGGGGGTGCCGACCGGGCCCCAGCCGCCACCCCCGGTCGCGTCGACGAACCCCGCGAACAGGCCGAGCGGCGCGAGGAACCGCTTGCGCAGCGGCAGGTGCCGTCGGTCGGTGCGCAGGCCCTTGAGCGTGAAGCGCACCAGCAGGTAGACCCCGAGGGCCAGCAGGACCGTCGACATGACCGGCCCGGCCGACTCCGTCGAGAGGTTCGACAGGAACGTCGCCCCGGCGAACGCGCCGACGGCACCGGGCACGCCGACCCGCAGGACGACCTTCCAGTCGACGTTGCCGAACTTCCAGTGCGAGACGCCGGAGGCGAGCGTCGTGCCGATCTCCGCGAGGTGCACCGTGGCCGACGCGGCCGCCGGGTTCGTGCCGACCGCGAGCAGCAGCGTCGTGGACGTGACGCCGTACGCCATGCCGAGCGCACCGTCGACGAGCTGCGCGGCGAGGCCGACGAGGGCCAGGAGGATGAAGGAGGAGGGCACGGACAACCACCTCGGGCAGGCGGCCGGCGCCGTGGCGTCGGTCGAGGAGTCGGCGGGACGCGGGCGCCCCCGGAGCACTCCCGATAATTCCGACCCGCTTGCTCGTCTTTCAAGAGGCGGTCACATGGTGGACACGCGTCCCAGGACGCGGACCGCGGATCAGGGGTTGTGCCAGGCGTCCTCGCGCGCCGCGAGCGCGTGCACCGCGTCCGGCAGGTCGCCGGCGACGAGGTCGGCGAGCGTCACGACGTCGAGGACGTCGCGCACCGACGCCCGCAGCGCCACCCAGACCTCGAGCAGCGAGCGGGCCGACCCCTCGTACGTGAGCGCCGGCGGGCGGACGTCGCGCACCGTGACGAGCGGGCCGTCGACGGCGCGGATGACGTCGGCGAGCGTGATCTCCGCGGCCGGCCGCGCCAGCTGGTAGCCGCCCGAGCGGCCGCGCACGCTCGTCACGACGCCGCCGCGCCGCAGGTCACCGAGGATGCGCTCGAGGAAGCTCGTCGGGATGTCCTGCCCCGCGGCCAGTGCGTCCGCGGGGACGGAGTCCCCGGCCGGGCGGGTCGCGAGCTCCGCGCACGCCCGCACCGCATAGTCCGCCTTCGCCGAGACCCGCATGGCGTCCATCATCCCGGATCCGTCCCACGATCCGGGACGGCGGCGCTCCGGCGGGACGGAGTCGCGGCCGGAGGGAATACCCCCGGGGGTACCTTGTTGGCGTGGACATGAGCGAGACGACGACCCCGGCGACCGCGTCGGCGCCCGGCGTGCACGAGCACCCGCAGGCGCCGCACGGCTACACGCCCGCCAAGGACGACTACCTCAAGCGGCTGCGCCGCATCGAGGGCCAGGTGCGCGGCATCGCGCGGATGGTCGACGAGGACACGTACTGCATCGACGTCCTCACGCAGATCTCCGCCGTCACCAAGGCCCTGCAGGCCGTGAGCATCGGCCTCGTCGAGGACCACCTCGCGCACTGCGTCGTCGACGCCGCCCGGCAGTCCCCCGACGCCGGCGCCGCCAAGGTCCGCGAGGCTGCCGACGCCATCGCGCGGCTCGTCCGCAGCTGACCCCACAGTCCCCGCGCGGCGGCACCCGCCGCGCCCCGTCGAAGGAGAGACCCATGAGCCAGACCACCACGTTCCGCGTCGACGGCATGACCTGCGGGCACTGCGTGCAGTCCGTCACCTCCGAGCTCACCGCGCTGCCCGGCGTCACCGACGTGCAGGTGGAGCTCGTAACCGGCGGCTCGTCCCCCGTCACCGTCACGTCCGACGCGCCGCTGGACGCCGCCGCGGTGTCCGCCGCCGTCGAGGAGGCCGGGTACGCGGTGACGCCGACCCGGTCGCTGCTGTGAGCGCCGCACGGACCGGCGGCCCGCACGACGCCGCGGTCGGGCAGGCCCTCGGGGCCCCCGTCGCGACCGTCGACCTGGCCGTCGAGGGCATGACCTGCGCGTCCTGCGTCGCACGCGTCGAGAAGAAGCTCAACCGCGTCCCCGGCGCCCGCGCCACCGTGAACCTCGCCCTCGAGACCGCGCACGTCGAGCTGTCCGACCCCGGCCCGGACGCACCGGCCCCGACGGTCGACGCGCTCGTCGCCGCGGTCCGCTCCGCGGGGTACGACGCACGGCGGACGGGCGGCACGGGCACGGTCCCGGGTGAGGCACCCGCGGCCGACGGCCACGACGACGCGGGGACGCACGCCGGCACCCACGCCGGGACGCACGCCGACGCGGGTCACGCCGCGCCCGCCGGCACGGCCCAGGCACCGGCCGTCGCCCAGGGCGCCCCGGCCGGTCCCGGTGCCGCGCCCGTGCACCACGGCAGGCACCCCGACCCGGGCGAGCACCGCCGCGGCCCGCACGACCACGGCGGCATCGACGGGTTCTCCGAGGACGACACGTCGGCGCCCGTCGACGCCCGCGGCACGGACCTGCGCCGGCGCCTGCGCGTCGCCGCGGTGCTGACCGTCCCCGTGCTCGTCCTGAGCATGGTGCCGGCCACGCAGTTCACCGGCTGGCAGTGGGTGGTGGCGGCGCTCGCGCTGCCCGTGGTCACGTGGGCGGCCTGGCCGTTCCACAAGGCCGCCGCCCGCGCGGCCCGCCACCGCGCGTCGACGATGGACACGCTCGTGTCGATCGGCGTGGTCGCCGCCAGCGCCTGGTCGCTGTGGGCGCTGCTGCTCGGTGGCGCCGGCGAGCTCGGCATGCGCATGCAGCCGACGCTGCTCCCGGCCGCGTCGGCGGGCCACGGCCCGGCGATGCCCGAGCTGTACTTCGAGGTCGCGGCCGTCGTCACGACGTTCCTGCTGGCGGGCCGCTACGCCGAGCACCGCTCGCGCCGCCGTGCGGGTGACGCGCTGCGCTCGCTGCTCGACCTGGGCGCGAAGGACGTGGCCCTGCTCGTCACCGGGCCCGACGGGCGCCGGCGCGAGGAGCGCGTCCCCGTCGCGCGCCTGGCGGTCGGCGACCTGTTCGCGGTGCGCCCCGGCGAGAAGGTCGCGACGGACGGCGTCGTGGTCGAGGGCACGAGCGCCGTCGACACCTCGCTCCTGACCGGCGAGCCCGTGCCGGTGGACGTCGGCCCGGGCGACGAGGTCACCGGCGCGACCGTCAACACGTCGGGTCACCTCGTGGTGCGCGCCGCGCGCGTCGGCGAGCAGACGCGGCTGGCGCAGATCGGCCGGCTCGTCGCCCGCGCCCAGACCGGCAAGGCACCCGTGCAGCGGCTCGCGGACCGCGTGTCGGCGGTGTTCGTGCCCGTGGTGATCGTCATCGCGCTGGGCACCTTCGCGGTGTGGCTGGCGACCGGCGGTGGCCTGCAGGCGGCGTTCACCGCGGCCGTGGCCGTGCTCATCATCGCGTGCCCCTGCGCCCTCGGGCTGGCGACGCCGACCGCGCTGCTGGTCGGCACGGGCCGCGGCGCGCAGCTCGGCATCCTCATCAAGGGTCCGGAGATCCTCGAGGAGACCCGCGCCGTCGACACCGTCGTGCTCGACAAGACCGGCACGGTGACCGCCGGGCGCATGGGTCTCGTCGACGTCGTGCCCCTGACCGGCACCGAGCGGGACGAGGTCCTGCGGCTGGCCGGCGCGGTCGAGGCACGCGCCGAGCACCCGATCGCGCGGGCCGTCGCCGAGGCGGCCGAGGCGCTCGCCCCGGTCCCCGCGGGGGTCGGCGCGGACGGCGTCGCGATCGGCTCCGACGAGGTCCGTGAGTTCCACGCGGCCGCCGGTGGTGGCGTCGTGGGCGTCGTGCGGGCCGCGCACGCGGGCGTCGGGCTGGCCCGGCGCGTGCTCGTCGGCCGGCTCGGCTGGCTCGGCGAGCAGGGCGTGGACACGACGGCCGCCGCCGAGGCGGTCGCGGCTGCCGAGGCGGACGGTGCGACCGCCGTCGTCGCGGCCTGGGACGGTGCCGCGCGGGGCGTCCTCGTGCTGCGCGACCCCGTCCGGCCGACGTCCGCGGACGCCGTGCGGGAGCTGCGCGCCCTCGGCCTGCGGCCCGTGCTGCTCACCGGCGACAACCGGGGTGCGGCGCTCGCAGCCGCCCGCGAGGTCGGCATCGCCGAGGACGACGTGATCGCCCAGGTGCTGCCCGACCAGAAGGTCGCGGTCGTCGAGCGGCTGCAGGCCGGCGGCGCCCGGGTGGCGATGGTGGGCGACGGCGTGAACGACGCCGCGGCGCTCGCGACCGCCGACCTGGGCCTCGCGATGGGCACGGGCACGGACGTCGCGATCGAGGCGGCCGACCTGACCCTCGTCCGGGGCGACCTCGCGGCCGCCCCGCAGGCGGTCCGGCTCTCGCGGCGCACGCTGCGGGTGATTCGGCAGAACCTGTTCTGGGCGTTCGCGTACAACGTCGCGGCGATCCCGCTCGCGGCGCTCGGGCTGCTCAACCCGATGATCGCGGGCGCGGCGATGGCGTTCTCGTCGGTGCTCGTGGTGGCCAACAGCCTCCGCCTGCGCCGGTTCGCCTGACGCGTCCCCCGCCGCCCCGTGCGGCCCCGGTCCCCGTCCGGCTCCGTGCCGGGCGGGGACCGCTGCCGTCCGGGGCCGTCCGGCCGCCGCCGACCGCTGCGGACCCCAGCCGTCCGCCCACCGGCGCCGCCGCCCTCCCCTGCCTCGCCCGCCGCCCCGTCCACCGGCTCCTCGCCGACGAACCCGTGGTTGCGCAGCACCCACTCCCCGGATCGCTGCGGAATCCCGGGGTCGACGGCGCGGACGACGGCAGGGACGCGAATGTGATATCACTTTGCTATCGCATCAGCACAGCACCGAGGAGGCCCCATGCCCGACACGTCCGCCCCCCGCAGGAGTCCGTGGGCGGTGACCCCAGCGGCCGGCCCGTCGGCCACGCCGGGGCGCGCGTCGACGTCGCCGAGCGGCCGGCGTGGTCCCTCGGCACGGGCGGCGCGCTGCTCGCGATCCTCCTCGCCGTCGTCTGCGTCGTCACCGCCTTCGTCCTCTTCGGCGTCGCGGACGACACCGACACGGGGGCGCTCGGGGTGCTGGGCGTCGTCGTGCTCGTCGTCGGTGTGCTCCTGCCGACCGGCATCGCCGTCATCAGCCCCGGGCAGACGCGCGTCGTGCAGCTCTTCGGCCGCTACGTCGGCACCGTGCGGCGCACGGGGCTCGTGCTGACGGTCCCGCTCACGACCCGGCAGAAGGTGTCGGTGCGCGTGCGCAACTTCGAGACCAACGAGCTCAAGGTCAACGACGCCGACGGCAACCCCGTCAACATCGCCGCGATCGTCGTCTGGCAGGTCGCCGACACCGCGAAGGCCACCTTCGCCGTCGAGGACTACGAGGACTTCGTGCACGTGCAGTCGGAGTCGGCGCTGCGGCACGTCGCGATGTCGCACCCCTACGACCACGCCGACGACGGCGAGAACTCCCTGCGCGGCGCCACGGACGTCGTGTCGGCCGAGATCGCCGCCGAGGTCGCCGCGCGCGTCGTCATCGCCGGTGTCGAGGTCATCGAGGCGCGCATCTCCAACCTGGCGTACGCGCCGGAGATCGCGCAGGCGATGCTCCAGCGCCAGCAGGCGGGCGCGATCATCGCCGCCCGCGAGCGGATCGTCGAGGGCGCCGTCTCCATGGTCGAGGGCGCGCTCGGGCGGCTCGAGGCCGACGGCGTCGTCACGCTCGACGACGAGCGCCGCGCCGCGATGGTGTCGAACCTGCTCGTCGTCCTGTGCGGCGAGAGCCGCGCGACACCCGTCGTGAACACGGGGACGCTGTACGCGTGAACCGCGTCCACGCTCACGCGGGGCCCCGGGATGAGCGACGAGCAGCCGGCACGGCCTGGCCGGGGGCGCGAGCGCCGTCAGGTGCTCCTGCGCCTCGACCCGGCCGTGCACGACGCGCTCGCCCGGTGGGCGGCGGACGAGCTGCGCAGCGTCAACGCGCAGGTCGACCTGATCGTCCGCCGGGCCCTCGCGGACGCCGGCCGGCTGCCCGGCGACGCGGCCCCGCCACCGCGCCGGGGCCGCCCCCCGGCTGCCCCCTGACCCGCCGAGCGCGCCACTCGTCGGCCGAGCGCACCCGACGTCGCTGGTGCGCTCGCCCCGGG includes these proteins:
- the hemL gene encoding glutamate-1-semialdehyde 2,1-aminomutase, giving the protein MTQLEHEPGTDEPNDYPAPHDAAAPTDAPADGWETRSDDAFAHAQAVIPGGVNSPVRAFGSVGGTPRFVASASGPYLRDVDGREYVDLVMSWGPALLGHAHPEVVAAVQEAAGRGLGFGAPTATEVELVDEIRRRVPAAERVRLVSTGTEAAMTAVRLARGVTGRDKVVKFAGCYHGHVDGLLASAGSGVATLALPGSAGVTAATAAETIVLPYNDLDAVEAAFAEHGDSIAAVLTEAAPANMGVVPPLPGFNAGLRRITREHGALLVQDEVLTGFRVGPGGWWGLEGRAEGWEPDLLMFGKVVGGGLPVAAVAGRAEVMDLLAPLGPVYQAGTLSGNPVATAAGLATLRLADAEAYARVDAASAYLRRAVTAALAEAGVPHALQWAGNLFSVVFGERAATEGARDYAAVQASEHWRYAPFFHALLDAGVYAPPSAFEAWFVSSAHDEAALDRVVEALPGAARAAAEATPPA
- a CDS encoding sulfite exporter TauE/SafE family protein, yielding MAYGVTSTTLLLAVGTNPAAASATVHLAEIGTTLASGVSHWKFGNVDWKVVLRVGVPGAVGAFAGATFLSNLSTESAGPVMSTVLLALGVYLLVRFTLKGLRTDRRHLPLRKRFLAPLGLFAGFVDATGGGGWGPVGTPALLASGRLEPRKVVGSIDTSEFLVALAASLGFLIALGSQGIDFWMVAALLVGGLVAAPLAAWLVRHVPGRVLGSAVGGVIVLTNTRTIIRSDWVGWKGTPAEGLTLAAIALVWVAAVVWSVRAYRNDLAAQRADAVDVPVPTPVAGPAA
- a CDS encoding Rrf2 family transcriptional regulator, encoding MRVSAKADYAVRACAELATRPAGDSVPADALAAGQDIPTSFLERILGDLRRGGVVTSVRGRSGGYQLARPAAEITLADVIRAVDGPLVTVRDVRPPALTYEGSARSLLEVWVALRASVRDVLDVVTLADLVAGDLPDAVHALAAREDAWHNP
- a CDS encoding metal-sensitive transcriptional regulator, with product MSETTTPATASAPGVHEHPQAPHGYTPAKDDYLKRLRRIEGQVRGIARMVDEDTYCIDVLTQISAVTKALQAVSIGLVEDHLAHCVVDAARQSPDAGAAKVREAADAIARLVRS
- a CDS encoding heavy-metal-associated domain-containing protein; its protein translation is MSQTTTFRVDGMTCGHCVQSVTSELTALPGVTDVQVELVTGGSSPVTVTSDAPLDAAAVSAAVEEAGYAVTPTRSLL